In one Populus nigra chromosome 12, ddPopNigr1.1, whole genome shotgun sequence genomic region, the following are encoded:
- the LOC133670157 gene encoding protein SRC2 homolog, translating to MECRPLEITVASGKDLKDVNVFGKMDLFCVVSIKGDPHKSKQKQKTHVHKDCGPNPLWNFPMKFNIDEAAAQQNRLQIKFKLLAERMMGDKEVGVVSVPVKELLDSKDGKGGLMSYAVKTPSGKMKGTLSFSFNFGEKVSAPAPEKAKKTGEHVAASPAKGYHEPVTAYPATGYQGAPGSSSAYPAPPPQAAPYPYPYPYQYPPPPQHGYGGYPPAPGHGYPGYPPQPGYGGYPPVMQQQKPKKSGKGNMALGLGAGLLGGLLVGEMISDVGEMAAYDDGFSDGLDF from the coding sequence ATGGAGTGCAGGCCATTAGAGATCACGGTTGCCTCAGGCAAAGATCTCAAAGATGTGAACGTTTTCGGCAAGATGGATCTCTTTTGTGTTGTTTCCATCAAAGGAGATCCACACAAGTCTAAGCAGAAGCAGAAAACCCACGTTCATAAAGATTGTGGGCCTAACCCTCTTTGGAATTTCCCCATGAAATTCAACATCGACGAAGCCGCTGCTCAACAAAATCGCTTGCAAATCAAGTTCAAGCTTTTAGCTGAGCGAATGATGGGAGATAAAGAAGTTGGGGTGGTTTCTGTGCCTGTCAAGGAATTACTGGATTCTAAAGATGGAAAAGGTGGTCTCATGAGCTATGCTGTCAAGACCCCATCTGGGAAGATGAAAGGAACGTTGAGTTTCTCCTTTAATTTTGGTGAGAAAGTCAGTGCTCCTGCGCCGGAGAAGGCGAAAAAGACGGGCGAGCATGTTGCTGCTTCTCCTGCAAAGGGATATCATGAGCCCGTCACTGCCTACCCTGCAACGGGATATCAGGGTGCTCCTGGTTCAAGTTCTGCCTACCCAGCGCCACCGCCTCAAGCGGCTCCTTATCCATATCCTTATCCTTATCAGTATCCTCCACCACCCCAACATGGTTATGGTGGATACCCACCTGCACCCGGACATGGGTACCCCGGTTATCCACCACAACCCGGTTATGGTGGGTATCCACCAGTGATGCAACAACAGAAGCCCAAGAAAAGTGGTAAAGGAAATATGGCTTTGGGATTGGGAGCTGGATTGCTTGGTGGATTGCTGGTTGGTGAAATGATTTCCGATGTTGGTGAGATGGCTGCCTATGACGATGGCTTTTCTGATGGACttgatttttag
- the LOC133669319 gene encoding autophagy-related protein 18a-like, whose amino-acid sequence MATRTESDSGPDNHTTTTTTITNNPTQVATPPTYHLSFNQNHTCFSVGLQNGFRVFDTDPFKPSFRRELDTHGGIGLVAMLYRCNLFCLVGGGPDPIYPSNKVMIWDDHVSRCIGELSFRSEVRNVKLRRDMIVVVLNQKIFVYNFLDLKLLLQIETVLNPNGLCEISQNSSPMVLVSLGLQKGQIRVENFGSKKSKFVMAHDSRVVCMSLTQDGGRLATASSKGTLIRVFNTLDGTLLQEVRRGADRADIYSLVFSSNAQFLAVSSDKGTVHIFSLKVDSGSLASLTNDRSHIASEPIHSRLSSLCLFKGVLPKYFSSEWSVAQFRLPEGLQYFVGFGQQKNTIVIIGMDGSFYRCEFDPVAGGEMIQLEYHNFLNAENF is encoded by the exons ATGGCGACCCGAACCGAATCCGACTCCGGACCCGATAACCAcaccacaaccaccaccaccataacCAACAACCCAACCCAAGTAGCAACCCCTCCAACCTATCACCtgtcctttaaccaaaaccacaCCTGCTTCTCAGTTGGACTCCAAAACGGGTTCCGGGTCTTTGACACGGACCCGTTCAAACCCTCGTTCCGCCGCGAATTAGACACACACGGCGGCATCGGATTGGTCGCCATGCTTTACCGCTGCAACCTCTTCTGCCTAGTTGGTGGCGGACCCGACCCGATTTACCCCAGCAACAAAGTGATGATTTGGGACGACCATGTTTCCCGGTGTATAGGAGAATTATCATTCAGGTCAGAGGTCAGGAACGTAAAACTTCGCCGCGATATGATCGTTGTGGTATTGAACCAAAAGATATTTGTTTACAATTTCTTGGACTTGAAGTTATTGCTTCAAATAGAGACGGTTTTGAACCCTAATGGGTTGTGTGAGATTTCGCAGAATTCTTCGCCAATGGTTTTGGTTAGTCTAGGGTTGCAAAAGGGTCAAATTAGGGTGGAGAATTTTGGGTCGAAGAAGAGTAAGTTTGTTATGGCTCATGATTCAAGAGTTGTTTGCATGAGTTTAACTCAAGATGGGGGGAGGTTAGCGACCGCGAGCTCGAAAGGGACTTTGATTAGAGTATTTAATACTTTGGATGGGACTTTGTTACAAGAG GTTAGGAGAGGTGCAGATAGAGCAGATATCTACAGCCTAGTATTTTCATCCAATGCTCAGTTCTTAGCTGTCTCAAGCGATAAGGGAACTGTACATATCTTTAGTCTCAAGGTTGATTCAGGGTCCTTGGCCTCACTGACAAATGACAGATCTCACATTGCATCTGAACCAATTCATTCTAGACTTTCATCTCTTTGCCTATTCAAAG GTGTGTTGCCAAAGTATTTCAGCTCAGAGTGGTCAGTAGCCCAGTTTCGATTACCTGAAGGTTTGCAGTACTTTGTTGGGTTTGGCCAGCAGAAGAACACTATTGTCATCATCGGCATGGATGGAAG CTTCTATAGATGTGAGTTTGATCCAGTGGCTGGTGGGGAGATGATCCAGCTTGAATATCACAATTTCCTAAACGCGGAGAATTTCTGA
- the LOC133669796 gene encoding PWWP domain-containing protein 1-like produces MIYADLHTKNSNGEEEEPRVSSIESEQQEANNARVSKIEEEEEPEEEESRVSEVRSERSFDFAVKDEERQDRLALGDYRSLWSEFDDFVANEDNGAMTGTSRALIYGFEVGDMVWGKVKSHPRWPGHIFNEAFASSSVRRTRREGHVLVAFFGDSSYGWFDPAELIQFDVNFAEKSQQTNSRTFIKAVEEATDEASRRSALGLACKCRNKFNFRPANVPGYYVVDVSGYEPGGVYSASQIMKARDGFKPGETLAFVKQLAVGPHGCDQESFEFIKNKARAFAFRNAVFEEFDETYAQAFAVQSSRPSNDTAKVPNQLAKEPTRAPLSGPLVIAEAPGGEKSSKKPIKVKDHSKKGNYLLKRRDEPSELRAFEIVQRQAGSSSLAVYVEAGSSAVEAGDFVLQKRASTPHISAKHEQSVLISKEDADSSEDGAGKAALVLDHAPGDANVSLDKKGAMQEIKGEPGSDVAVGLMSTAWSDLPGKEQLKGVSDCTYEESAKASGSNQVSQQNELSFSARAEVDSGLSKLQDGEPGSLLSPLNATQSVGTSTGSGVKKVKVIKRPVGDTSSQKSIMGGKKKKEIRAETNPDRPKKRLATGKGEEVRISLGKSTHISFSPGEDSQLNSQKKDGIEFELPQLLSDFLALALDPFHVAERNSHSVTMHFFLRFRSLVFQKSLVLSPPSETEAVEVRGTKSLSSIGASDYSASEDTRGLIPSKPAKLLVRPNDPTKAGRKRLPSDRQEEIAAKRLKKIIQLKSLAAEKKAQRTLDTLGAEGKETVARQRAEGKQTAATHRVEGKQPVAQPPRKSVKPDSFKKMEPPVRAIEPTMLVLRFPPETSLPSAAQLKARFARFGSIDQSAIRVFWKSSQCRVVFRRKLDAQAALKYALGNKSLFGDVNVRYNIREVGAPASEAPESDKSRDDTVVDAAQAEDPLADWQAVAFAHQPPSQSTVQLKSILKRPNGDEAAPVTGGNGSRGNRVKFVLGGEETNSGEQMMVGNRNNFNNNASFADGDAPTTSVAMGFSSKNIQKVFPPSPLPILPLPTQFAKAPLNYSQHHTEVAPRNSHNFNTPPPSAGPSTPSIDISQQMLSLLTTCNDVVTSVSGLLGYVPYHPL; encoded by the exons ATGATATATGCTGACTTACACACAAAAAATTCGAATGGAGAGGAAGAAGAACCTAGGGTTTCATCAATCGAGAGTGAGCAACAAGAAGCTAACAATGCTAGGGTTTCTAAGattgaagaagaggaagaaccagaagaagaagaatctagGGTTTCTGAAGTGAGAAGTGAAAGAAGTTTTGACTTTGCTGTTAAAGATGAAGAGAGGCAAGATAGGTTAGCGTTAGGAGATTATAGATCTTTATGGagtgaatttgatgattttgttgCTAATGAGGATAATGGAGCAATGACTGGTACGTCTAGGGCGTTGATTTATGGTTTTGAAGTCGGTGATATGGTTTGGGGGAAAGTGAAATCGCATCCGCGGTGGCCGGGGCATATATTTAATGAGGCGTTTGCTTCCTCGTCAGTAAGGCGGACGAGGAGGGAAGGTCATGTGTTGGTTGCTTTTTTCGGGGATAGTAGTTATGGTTGGTTTGATCCGGCGGAGCTTATTCAGTTTGATGTGAATTTCGCAGAGAAATCGCAGCAAACAAATTCCAGGACTTTCATTAAGGCAGTGGAGGAGGCAACGGATGAGGCGAGTAGGAGGAGTGCACTTGGCTTGGCTTGTAAGTGTAGGAATAAGTTTAATTTTAGGCCTGCAAATGTGCCAGGGTATTATGTGGTGGATGTGTCGGGTTATGAGCCTGGAGGGGTTTATTCGGCGAGTCAGATTATGAAGGCAAGAGATGGGTTTAAGCCGGGGGAGACTCTTGCTTTTGTGAAGCAGTTGGCTGTCGGGCCTCATGGATGTGATCAGGagagttttgaatttattaagaatAAGGCGAGGGCTTTTGCCTTTCGCAATGCTGTTTTTGAAGAGTTTGATGAGACCTATGCACAGGCATTTGCAGTTCAGAGTTCACGGCCTTCTAATGATACCGCTAAGGTACCAAATCAGCTTGCTAAAGAGCCAACTCGAG CTCCTTTGAGTGGTCCATTGGTGATAGCTGAAGCTCCAGGTGGCGAGAAGAGctcaaaaaaacctataaaagtCAAGGACCATTCAAAAAAAGGCAATTATCTCCTTAAGCGAAGAGATGAACCAAGTGAGCTGAGAGCTTTTGAAATTGTCCAAAGGCAAGCAGGTTCCTCATCCCTAGCAGTTTATGTGGAGGCTGGTTCATCAGCAGTGGAAGCTGGTGATTTTGTGTTGCAGAAAAGAGCTTCAACCCCCCATATTTCAGCAAAACACGAGCAGTCTGTGCTTATAAGCAAAGAAGATGCGGATTCTAGTGAAGATGGAGCTGGCAAAGCAGCGTTAGTCTTAGATCATGCTCCAGGAGATGCAAATGTGTCTCTTGATAAGAAGGGTGCTATGCAAGAAATAAAAGGTGAACCAGGATCAGATGTGGCTGTGGGTCTGATGAGTACAGCGTGGTCTGACTTACCTGGGAAGGAGCAGCTTAAGGGTGTGTCAGATTGTACATATGAAGAGAGTGCAAAAGCATCAGGATCAAATCAAGTTTCTCAGCAAAATGAACTGAGCTTTTCTGCAAGAGCAGAGGTAGACAGTGGATTGAGTAAACTTCAGGATGGTGAGCCAGGTTCACTTCTTTCACCACTTAATGCCACACAATCTGTTGGAACAAGTACTGGTAGTGGAGTAAAAAAGGTCAAAGTCATTAAACGGCCTGTTGGGGACACCAGTTCGCAGAAGTCTATTATGggggggaaaaagaagaaagagatacGAGCAGAAACTAATCCTGATCGTCCAAAGAAGCGATTGGCCACTGGAAAAGGTGAGGAAGTGAGAATCTCATTAGGAAAATCCACCCATATCAGTTTTTCTCCTGGAGAGGATTCTCAGCTTAACAGTCAAAAGAAAGATGGTATTGAGTTTGAGCTACCACAGCTACTTAGTGATTTCCTTGCTCTAGCTCTCGATCCTTTCCATGTTGCAGAAAGAAATAGCCATTCAGTTACAATGCATTTCTTCTTGCGATTCCGGTCCCTCGTTTTCCAGAAAAGCTTGGTTTTGTCACCACCATCCGAGACTGAGGCTGTTGAAGTTCGGGGCACTAAATCCTTGTCCAGTATTGGGGCTTCTGACTATTCTGCCAGTGAGGACACCAGAGGTTTGATACCTTCAAAACCAGCAAAACTCCTTGTCAGGCCTAATGATCCAACAAAGGCTGGACGGAAGCGTTTGCCATCTGATCGCCAGGAAGAAATTGCAGcaaaaaggctaaaaaaaattattcagttGAAGTCATTGGCTGCAGAGAAGAAGGCTCAGAGAACTTTGGATACCCTTGGAGCTGAAGGGAAAGAAACAGTGGCTAGGCAGCGAGCAGAAGGGAAACAGACTGCCGCTACCCATCGGGTGGAAGGAAAACAGCCAGTGGCGCAACCTCCACGAAAGTCAGTCAAACCagattctttcaaaaaaatggAGCCTCCAGTTAGAGCTATTGAGCCCACTATGTTGGTGCTGAGGTTCCCTCCTGAGACATCTCTTCCATCTGCCGCGCAGCTGAAGGCAAGGTTTGCTCGATTTGGGTCAATAGATCAGTCTGCAATCCGTGTCTTTTGGAAGTCATCACAATGCCGTGTTGTGTTTCGTCGAAAGCTTGATGCACAGGCAGCTCTTAAATATGCTCTTGGGAACAAATCCTTGTTTGGCGATGTGAATGTAAGGTACAACATTCGGGAAGTAGGAGCTCCTGCTTCAGAGGCACCTGAATCTGACAAGAGCAGAGATGACACTGTTGTTGATGCAGCACAGGCTGAGGATCCTCTTGCTGATTGGCAAGCTGTAGCATTTGCACACCAACCTCCTTCACAGTCAACAGTACAGCTGAAATCTATATTGAAGAGACCAAACGGTGATGAAGCAGCACCAGTAACTGGTGGTAATGGTAGTAGAGGAAATCGTGTAAAATTCGTGTTGGGTGGGGAGGAAACTAATAGTGGAGAGCAAATGATGGTTGGTAATAGAAACAACTTCAACAACAATGCTAGTTTTGCTGATGGTGATGCACCTACTACTTCTGTTGCTATGGGTTTTAGTAGTAAGAACATTCAAAAGGTTTTTCCTCCATCTCCATTGCCTATTCTTCCCCTCCCTACTCAATTTGCAAAAGCCCCACTTAATTATTCACAACATCATACCGAAGTAGCACCCAGAAACTCGCACAATTTCAACACCCCTCCTCCAAGTGCCGGACCCAGTACACCAAGCATAGATATTTCGCAGCAGATGCTGAGCCTTTTGACCACTTGCAACGATGTTGTCACCTCCGTGTCAGGCTTGTTAGGCTATGTGCCTTACCACCCTCTTTGA